In Coregonus clupeaformis isolate EN_2021a unplaced genomic scaffold, ASM2061545v1 scaf3706, whole genome shotgun sequence, the DNA window ATACTTTATCTGTAACCCACAGATCATAAGAGaataacatcattatctctataTACTACTAACATCATAACAATATTCTACATAATAATCAATACCATAATATTTATAATGaataacatcattatctctataCTACTAACAAcataacaataatctacatcAGTCAATATCATAAAATgtataatcaataacatcatgAGAGGTAAACAACAGCAACAAAACAATCCCCAACAACAAACTAAAATGACCCCTTTATTCAGATGTTTCAAAATACAAAGAATGAACAGATGATTATAATAATACATGGactaataatggaaacacttcaagatAAAGAATCTAAGAGAAACACTAAATAAGATAAAGACATAAAGACAAAAGCTAAAAGCAGCAATACATTCTGGAACACAAAACAGACCTAATTGAGCTACTCTCTAAAAATAatcaaaaccccatgttacccaaaaccccatgttaccaaaaaccccatgttaccaaaaccccatgttacctaaaaccccatgttaccaaaaccccatgttacccaaaaccccatgttacccaaaaccccatgttaccaaaaccccatgttaccaaaaccccatgttacccaaaaccccatgttaccaaaaccccatgttaccaaaaccccatgttacccaaaaccccatgttaccaaaaccccatgttaccaaaaccccatgttacccaaaaccccatgttaccaaaaccccatgttacccaaaaccccatgttacccaaaaccccacgttacccaaaaccccatgttacccaaaaccccatgttacccaaaaccccatgttacccaaaacctcATGTTACCCAAAatcccatgttacccaaaaccccatgttaccaaaaccccatgttacccaaacctcatgttacccaaaccccatgttacccaaaccccatgttacccaaacccccatgttacccaaaaccccacggTACCCAAAACCCCACGGTACCCAAAACCTCATGGTACCATGGTggtacaaaacaaacaaaaattaatAATGGTGATTATAATCACTCCTTTTAGATTTCTTCCAAGGTTATAAAAAGATAAACTAATTCTGAACATGTGTTATTAAAATTAGAACCACTTAAGGTTTGTCACCACATTTTAAACACCAGTCCACTGCTGACCATAGATTTAAAACACAAAACTGACCTAAGATCAGCATGTAGGGTCAGCATCATTCTACTCCTACTCAGTCCCCtgggctgctctctcctctcccggtcCAGCTTCAGCTCTGGAGCTCAGAGAGACCATCTCCATGGCATTGGCATCAACATAAAGATCCATGCTGCTCACCCTGTTCACTCTCTTCTGCCTCCTGGTGGTCTAGGGAGACACAGCAccaagagtgagtgagtgagtcagtcatggactaataatggaaacacttcaagatGAAGAATCTAAGAGAAACACTAAATAAGATAAAGACATAAAGACAAAAGCTAAAAGCAGCAATACATTCTGGAACACAAAACAGACGTAATTGAGCTACTCTCTAAAAATAATGAAagccccatgttaccaaaacccaatgttaccaaaaccccatgttaccaaaaccccatgttaccaaaaccccatgttaccatggTTGCAAAAAAACAAACTAAAAGGAATCATGGTGGTTGCTGTCACTCTTTTTAGATGTCTTCCAAGGTTCTAGAAAGATAAACTAATTCTGAACTTTTCAGCTATTATTAAAATCCCGGTCTcccgttctctctgtgtgtgtgtctctgtgtctcgttCTCTGCGCGCCTCTCATTTTCTGCGCGCCTCTCATTCTCATCTGgttaaaaaaattgttttacattttacgtcatttagcagacgctcttatccagagcgacttacagctagtgagtacatacatcattttttaaactggccccccatgggaatcaaacccacaaccctggcgttgcaaacgccatgctctaccaattgagctacatccctgcctgtcattccctctcctaccctggacgacgctgagccaattttttatattttttttatgtcattttagcagacgctcttatccagagcgacttgcaggaacaattagggttaagtgccttgctcaagggcacatcgacagatttttcacctagtcggctcagggattagaaccagcgacctttcggttactggcacaacactcttaaccactaagctacctgccgccccgtaattgtgcgccgccccatgggtctcccggtcgcggccggctacgacagagcctggattcgaaccaggatctctagtggcacagctagcactgcgatgcagtgccttagaccactgcgccactcgagagcCGAGTTAATCACACACCTTAAACACAGATATAGACCAATGTAGAATCTGAACCCTGCTCAAAGACACAAACATTTAAATGACTTGTAACGTCTGAGTAACTGTCTTTACCTTGTAGTACAGGTAGATGGTGGTGATGGCTGTCAGTAGGATCAGCAGCACTACAACGTGTCTGATGATGAAGGCTGGCAGAGGAGAGGCTGCAAACAGAAACACCTTTGATGAGGGGACTGGTCATCATCACATAGATCTGTGGGAAATCTGTCAATGACAAAGTTAGAAGTCTGGTTCATGTTCAGTTACCTGTGACGGTGAGGTTGAGGAGCTCACTTTCAGAGGAGAAgttatgagagaaaacataattGTCATAAACACAGCTGTAGTTCCCTTGGTGGGAGTCATCTGCAGCAGGGAAGAGGAAGGCAGCAGAGTGATTGACAGCTGGCTGGGTCTGGGTTCTGTTGGAGCCGGTGAACGTGAGGGAGGAAGGAGCCTCCTGGGTACTGTGGCTGAGTGGAGCAGGTGATGGTGAAGTTGTAGCCCCTAAACACTCGGGCCCCTGGTGGCCCCTGGAGACCCCTCCCATTGAGTCAGTCAGGAAGATATCAGGCTGGACCAGGAGATCTGTAACAATAAAAGAGAACAAGAAAAACCTCTTCAACTAGTTTCCTATAGATATGACAATAACATCAGCATGTAACAGTGCTAGCCACCCTCCCTCACAGGGCAACATGAGTAGTGGGCCTACAGTCACAGAGACAACATATGTTGATATCAGGCTGAAGCAGGACAtctggaacaagaggagagaaaaagaaaacGTAGCTCCTCAACTACTTTCCTCATTTAGATATGACAATAACATGACATGTGACAGTGGTGGTGAGTAGAGACGTTCACTGAGATAACACTCAAATACAAAAGCATTCTGCGATatttaagttgtatttgattcctACTTGACTGAGTGATTTATTTTGCAGACTTACAAGCAAACAGTCATCATTAGAGGGGCAGAGGAAGTTGAATGAATAAAGGGAATCAGTGGAATATAATGATCATATATTGATATTTCCTGAGCAGATCacttatgtggcctaccacttcgtggctgagccaatgttgctcctagacgccacgtcgaaagtcactgagctcttcagtaaggccacacAAGCTACTACCAATGGTGGTCTGTGGATTGTATGGCTTTGTGTGATCGAtcctatacacctgtcagcaacaggtatggctgaaatagctgaatccactacatttatattttagtcatttagcagacgctcttatccagagtgacttacagttagtgagtgcatacattattttttcatccctgccggccattccctcccctaccctggacgacgctgggccaattgtgcgccgccccatgggtctcccggttggagccggctacgacagagcctggattcgaaccaggatctctagtggcacagctagcactgcgatgcagtgccttagaccattgcATTTTTGGCCATAAAGTGTAGCATGTTATTACCTGAGCAGATCACTGTGAATCCAGGAACGACATAATAAGTTAAAAACGATGTCCCACACTCCCTCAGTGAAGGCTCAGACCCAGAACAACGAACTCCAATCCCTCCAGTGGTGTTTCCAGCTAGTAATGAAACAGTGGAGCCACAACCCAGCTGTCTACACACTACTGCAGCTACAGCCTCCTTGTTCCCGTAATCACCTCCCAGAGTCCTCCACTCTCCCTGGTTGTACCGCTCCACTCCACCAGCACAGCGActgcctcctcccaccagcctcacatcatcaggctctgagaaaagaagagagagagacagtaatctTACTATTTTCTCACTATAAACACACCTATATTGCCTCTCATATTTTTCACTCCAGGCgagaaacaatgttgattgagTGACAAACTGTTTCTTACCTGAGCAGGTGAGTCCAACAGCATTACCAGGTAGGCAGGTGTTGTTTTTTCTGTCTGAGGTGTCACAGTCCAGGAGAAGGGACTCATTGCCTTTACACTGGAACTCTTTATCCCAGGTCTGACCCCCACCTTCTCCATAGAGCCCCCCCTGTAGAGCTGCAGGAGCCCCACAGCCAAGCTCCCCACAGACTACCTCTGCATCCTGCTGGTCAAAGTCAGCTTCACACACTGAGGCCCAGGACTGATTGGACTTCACCTCCAGTCTCCCAGAGCAGAGACCATCTCCATCCACAAGCTGCACAGACTCTGGAGAAAAAGAGTTGGTTGAACATTCAATCAGTTTTGTTGATGACACTGTCAAGGACTAAACACAAATATGTTGGATAAAAGATTGTAGTTTGCTACGTTTGATACTGTAAGAGGTAGAAATAGGGTTCTTAGTCACTCAGGACAGGGTTGGGAATAATGCAGGCAGGAGACAGGAATAAGTTCACTTCACTTTATAGAAAATAAACAGCTGGACATCCATCAGGCAGCTTCACTTCAGTAACATCTGAACTACAATGATCTGCCCATGCACATCTCCCATAAACCAATATGACAAACACAAATATAATGTTTAAATACATCTAACATCTCTCCCTGTctttaaatgaaatgaaaaaCACATAACACATGATATGCTAATATTGTATAATGTACAAAATAAATATCTCAATATTACCAGTCTCTTACCTGAACAGATCACATGATGATAATATCCAACATTACAGACACCAGGTCTTCCTCCACACTCTCTAATTGTAGACTCATTTCCACTGCACATACTCCATAGTGTgactcctcttcttccctctccaaCCAGAGGTCTTCTAGATTCAGCTACAGCATTCCCACAGCCCAGCTCTCTACATATAACCTTAGCCTCTTTCATGCCCCACCACCCAGTACATAGAACTGACCACTCTCCTTCATAAAAGACTTCCACATTCCCAGAACAGGAAGTGGTCCcattcaccagtctgactgagagTTCAGCTGTAAACAGCAGAGAGGAAAACACAGTGGTGAGGACAGATTATGACAGGGCTTCTGTTATTCTAACAGCAGTAATGCTTTGTGGTTGACAAGTATTAGTAGTTCCATAAAACAGTACTTGTTATTGGGTTTTAGAAAGGTGTGTATGGACACATGAATTTCTCCATgtgggataataaagttgactAATATTGAACTGCTATAATCACTGTAGATTTATACTCTACCTACCTGGTGGACTGACGCCTAGAGCCTGGATAtctgaggagaagagagagagagagagagagagagagagagagagagaggcagaggttaaatgaacatcaacatgacctttcatgatgtgatggggaatATAGGCTTATCGATGGTATGAtgcaacaacatttacatttacattttacattttagtcatttagcagacgctcttatccagagcgacttacaggagcaattagggttaagtgccttgctcaagggcacatttacgtcatttagcagacgctcttgtccagagcgactcacaaattgatgcattcaccctatagccagtgggataaccactttacaatttttttttttggggggggggggtagaaggattactttatcctatcccaggtattccttaaagaggtggggtttcaacaACACACGTGTGTACATACACTAtagatacaaaagtatgtggacaccccttcaaattagtggattctattcCAGCCAGACCCCTtcttgacaggtgtataaaatcgcgcacacagccatgcaatctccatagacaaacattggcagtagaatggcccatacagaagagctcattgactttcaacgtggcaccgtcacaggatgccacctttccaacaagtaatttagtaaaatatctgccctgctggagctgcctcggtcaactgtaagttctgttacTGTGAAGGGAAACGTCtatgagcaacaacggctcagcgtgAAGTTgtaggccaaacaagctcacagaacgggaccgccgagtgctgaagagggTAGCGTgtaaaaaccgtctgtcctcggttgcaacactcactacgagttccaaactgtcactggaagcaacgtcagaacaagaactgtttgtcgggagcttcattaaatgggtttccatggttgaGCAACCGAACAAacgcctaagatcaccatgtgcaatgccaagcatcggctggagtggtgtaaagcccaccgccattggactctggagcattgaaaacgcgttctctggagtgatgaatcacacttcaccatctggcagtccaaaggAAAAAATCCACGCAGCAATGTATATTTACCattacctcactaatgctcttgtggctgaatggaagcaggtccccgcagcaatgttccaacatctagtggaaagccttcccagaagagtggaggctgttacagcagcaaagggggaccaacttcatactAATGGtcatgactttggaatgagatgttcgacaagcaggtgtccacatacttttggtcatttagtgtacATTCCCTTCCATGGAAATGTGTaactctctttgcagatgagtttatatcTTTATAAGATGTGAGATAAACTTCTAAGCAACTTATCTTGGCTCAGTGGTTGAACCCAGCTAAACACAGCAAACTGATCTGTTTTGAAAAACCCCACAGGAAACTACTGACAGAGCAGCAAAGTTCACATAGTGTgtcctataatatcacctctaactttctactgcttgagttcacctcttatagaatattggttaatgttccagcacctaaatataaacagtaccagcacccaaaatgagtactgatgaggtctcatgttagagcaggagaaggggggatgtggtgtagaagctagaggtctgttacccaagtcaactcaacaggACTGATGCAATATTCCCGAAtaaacattagacatggcaaaatgtttagaaatttcaagaatgaaaaaaaaaataataataataataatatatatatatatatatgtaagtcgctctggataatagtttctgctaaatgactaaaatgtaaatgtaaatgtaagaaaattatctttaaaactgcaccattttctctccaccaacaagaggggtgtgatgGAGTAGGGGGACGTTGcacctagacactgatcttgggtcagtttgggattttccccactaatggttgatgttaggattgggggaggggaagcagaTCCTGATCTGGACCTAGTGGAAACTTCACCCTGGGGCTTAGACCACAGTAAGACCATTTCCAATACCCACATCCCACCCCTagggggcagcagcagcaggagacAGGTGCCTGGAGTACCAGCATGGTTTAATGGCTCTGGTGAACTTTAACCTAAGGACTTGGGTAGTGGTGCTctttatagagaatagggtggtaTTTGGGGCCGACCCTATGGGAAAATCtgaattgcatttccttgattacTCGACTCCTCTCTCCTCGGCTCCTACTCAAAACCCAAAGGAGGCCAGGAGAGAGGACACAACTAGCTGACAGGATGATGAAATACTGTACTAGGCCTGGGTAATATGAAGGTGATATTACT includes these proteins:
- the LOC121566601 gene encoding scavenger receptor cysteine-rich type 1 protein M130-like, encoding MCSGNESTIRECGGRPGVCNVGYYHHVICSESVQLVDGDGLCSGRLEVKSNQSWASVCEADFDQQDAEVVCGELGCGAPAALQGGLYGEGGGQTWDKEFQCKGNESLLLDCDTSDRKNNTCLPGNAVGLTCSEPDDVRLVGGGSRCAGGVERYNQGEWRTLGGDYGNKEAVAAVVCRQLGCGSTVSLLAGNTTGGIGVRCSGSEPSLRECGTSFLTYYVVPGFTVICSDDSHQGNYSCVYDNYVFSHNFSSESELLNLTVTASPLPAFIIRHVVVLLILLTAITTIYLYYKTTRRQKRVNRVSSMDLYVDANAMEMVSLSSRAEAGPGEERAAQGTE